In Gossypium arboreum isolate Shixiya-1 chromosome 5, ASM2569848v2, whole genome shotgun sequence, a single genomic region encodes these proteins:
- the LOC108489878 gene encoding uncharacterized protein LOC108489878, translated as MGKNVLVLGIALLLLLGGVTSAPTTSSPAKIVSGVFSNAVSASMKWLWSLKATTKTAITGRPMMKFEGGYTVETVFDGSKLGVEPHTVEIFPSGELLILDSANSNLYRMSSSLSLYSRPRLVAGSPEGHPGHVDGKLREARMNHPKGLAVDDRGNIYIADTMNMAIRKISDAGVTTIAGGKLTRGGGHVDGPSEDAKFSNDFDVVYVGSSCSLLVIDRGNRAIREIQLHFDDCAYQYGSGFPLGIAVLVAAGFFGYMLALLQRRVGTIVSTQKDQDSVKVDAAVSSPYQKPLKSVRPPLIPTEDEQEKHEEGFFGSLGKLFVNGGVSALEIFRSVLPGFRKEPPNYQYQSQHQQQLKHTMPWAAQESFVIPDEDDPPPIDTRTPTPRKTYPFMSKDADKLHQLRQSRAFYNGWDVDMQQQQQQKQHHHHHRHQTSTPHTVYEQSHEKTNEIIFGAVQDQEGKREAVVIRPIDYGDKTYYHQNFRFRSNLGYNGGY; from the exons ATGGGTAAAAATGTGTTGGTCTTGGGTATTGCTCTTTTGCTTCTTCTTGGAGGTGTCACTTCAGCTCCTACTACTTCTTCACCTGCAA AGATCGTAAGTGGGGTTTTCTCTAATGCCGTGTCTgcttctatgaaatggttatggtCACTCAAAGCTACCACTAAAACAG CAATTACTGGCCGTCCAATGATGAAGTTTGAGGGTGGATACACTGTGGAGACTGTGTTTGATGGAAGTAAGCTTGGGGTTGAACCTCACACTGTTGAGATTTTTCCCAGTGGAGAGCTGCTAATTTTGGACTCTGCTAATAGCAACCTTTATCGGATGTCTAGTTCTTTATCTCTGT ATAGTAGACCAAGGCTGGTTGCTGGATCCCCGGAAGGTCACCCTGGACATGTAGATGGGAAGCTGAGAGAGGCAAGGATGAACCATCCGAAAGGGCTAGCAGTAGATGATAGAGGGAATATTTATATTGCAGACACTATGAACATGGCAATCAGGAAGATAAGCGATGCAG GTGTTACGACAATTGCTGGTGGGAAATTGACCCGGGGAGGAGGACATGTAGATGGACCAAGTGAAGATGCAAAGTTTTCTAACGATTTTGATGTAGTCTATGTTGGAAGCAGTTGCTCTCTTCTTGTGATAGATAGAGGAAACCGAGCGATTAGAGAGATTCAACTACATTTTGATGACTGTGCCTATCAGTATGGAAGTGGTTTTCCTCTTG GAATTGCTGTTCTTGTTGCTGCTGGCTTCTTTGGTTACATGCTAGCTTTGCTGCAGCGTAGAGTGGGCACCATTGTATCAACCCAGAAA GATCAGGATTCAGTTAAAGTAGATGCTGCTGTATCGAGTCCATATCAGAAACCGCTGAAATCAGTCAGGCCACCTTTAATTCCGACGGAAGATGAACAAGAGAAGCACGAAGAAGGCTTCTTTGGATCCCTCGGGAAGCTTTTTGTCAATGGTGGTGTTTCTGCTTTGGAAATTTTCAGAAGCGTACTTCCCGGTTTTAGAAAGGAGCCACCAAACTATCAATATCAGAGCCAGCACCAGCAACAACTGAAGCACACAATGCCATGGGCTGCACAAGAGAGCTTTGTCATACCAGATGAAGATGATCCTCCTCCAATTGATACTCGAACCCCCACTCCACGCAAAACATACCCTTTCATGTCCAAAGATGCTGACAAACTCCATCAGTTGCGTCAAAGCCGGGCCTTCTACAATGGATGGGATGTTGATATGCAACAGCAGCAGCAGCAGAaacagcatcatcatcatcatcgccATCAGACGTCTACCCCACATACAGTCTATGAGCAAAGCCATGAGAAAACCAATGAGATAATATTTGGAGCAGTTCAAGATCAAGAAGGGAAGCGTGAAGCTGTGGTCATAAGGCCGATCGATTATGGAGACAAAACGTACTATCATCAAAATTTCCGGTTCCGGTCAAATTTGGGTTACAATGGTGGCTATTAA